The genomic interval GATGGAGCGCGAACGCCGGGCAGACCGGCCTCGGAGCGACGGCGTCCGCCGCGGATCGCGACCAAGAAGAACGGCCTACCCCGTCGGCGCTGTCCAAGGCACGTCCGCCACGCCGGCGGCGTGGTTCGCGTAGCGGGCCATCGCGAAGAGCAGATCCGACAGGCGGTTCAGGTAGACGCCGGTCGGCGGCTCGTCGCCCTGGTGGTCCTCGTCCACGTCGTCCTGCTCCTCCACGCGGCCGAGGCTGACGCAGCAACGCTCCGCGCGCCGGCAGATCGTGCGGGCCAGGTGCAGCCGGGCCGAGAGCTCGGTGCCGCCGGGGAGGATGAAGCTGGTCATCGCGGGCACGGCCGCGTCGACGGTGTCGATCCAGCCCTCGATCTCGGCGATGTGCTCGGGCCCGATCCGGGGCACCATCCGGCCGCCCTTCCCGTCGCGCTTGGGCGTGGCGAGGTCGGCGCCGATCTCGAAGAGGCGGCGCTGGATCGATCCCAGCGGGCCGGCGATGAGCGAGAGGCCTTCTCCCGCCGCTTCGAGCCGCACGGCGGCGAGACCCACGGCGGCGTTGAGCTCGTCGACGGTGCCGTAAGCCTCCACCCGCAGGTGGTCCTTGGGGACGCGTCCGCCGCCGAACAGGTCCGTGAGGCCGCGGTCGCCCCGCTTGGTGTAGAGCTTCAAGGCATGCCTTCCATCTCGGAACCCAGAGCGACGATCGTGCCATCGCCGTCCCGAACGTACGCAACGGTCTGCCCCCAGGGGTGCTCGACGGGCGCGGCAAAGGCTTCGGCGCCGGAAGCGACCGCCCGCTCGTACGCGGCCTGCACGTCGT from Phycisphaera mikurensis NBRC 102666 carries:
- a CDS encoding cob(I)yrinic acid a,c-diamide adenosyltransferase produces the protein MKLYTKRGDRGLTDLFGGGRVPKDHLRVEAYGTVDELNAAVGLAAVRLEAAGEGLSLIAGPLGSIQRRLFEIGADLATPKRDGKGGRMVPRIGPEHIAEIEGWIDTVDAAVPAMTSFILPGGTELSARLHLARTICRRAERCCVSLGRVEEQDDVDEDHQGDEPPTGVYLNRLSDLLFAMARYANHAAGVADVPWTAPTG